The Saccopteryx leptura isolate mSacLep1 chromosome 2, mSacLep1_pri_phased_curated, whole genome shotgun sequence genome has a window encoding:
- the GPD1 gene encoding glycerol-3-phosphate dehydrogenase [NAD(+)], cytoplasmic — MASKKVCIVGSGNWGSAIAKIVGGNTAQLARFDPRVTMWVFEEDVGGRKLTEIINTQHENVKYLPGHKLPPNVVAVPDVVQAAEDADILIFVVPHQFIGKICNQLKGHLKADTIGISLIKGVDEGPNGLKLISEVIGEQLGISMSVLMGANIANEVAEEKFCEATIGCKDQAQGKLLKELMQTLNFRITVVQEVDTVEICGALKNIVAVGAGFCDGLGFGDNTKAAVIRLGLMEMIAFAKLFCRGAVSPAVFLESCGVADLITTCYGGRNRKVAEAFARTGKSIEQLEKEMLNGQKLQGPQTARELHSILQQKGLVDKFPLFTAVYKICYESQPVGEFVRCLQNHPEHK, encoded by the exons ATGGCCAGCAAGAAAGTCTGCATTGTAGGCTCTGGCAACTG gggcTCAGCCATCGCCAAGATTGTGGGTGGCAATACAGCCCAGCTGGCACGCTTTGACCCAAGGGTGACTATGTGGGTGTTTGAGGAAGACGTCGGGGGCAGAAAGCTGACAGAGATCATCAACACACAGCATGAGAATGTCAAATATCTGCCAGGGCACAAGCTTCCCCCTAACGTG GTGGCTGTCCCAGATGTGGTCCAGGCTGCAGAGGATGCTGACATCTTGATCTTTGTGGTGCCCCATCAGTTCATCGGCAAGATCTGTAATCAGCTCAAGGGCCATCTGAAGGCAGACACCATTGGAATATCTCTTATTAAG GGTGTAGACGAGGGCCCCAATGGGCTGAAGCTCATCTCTGAAGTGATTGGGGAGCAGCTTGGCATCTCCATGAGTGTGCTGATGGGGGCCAACATTGCCAACGAGGTGGCTGAAGAGAAGTTTTGTGAGGCAACCATTG GCTGCAAGGACCAGGCCCAGGGAAAGCTTCTGAAAGAGCTGATGCAGACACTCAATTTCCGCATCACGGTGGTGCAAGAGGTGGACACAGTAGAGATCTGTGGGGCCTTAAAG AATATAGTGGCCGTGGGGGCTGGCTTCTGCGATGGGCTGGGCTTTGGCGACAACACCAAGGCAGCAGTGATCCGACTTGGGCTTATGGAGATGATCGCCTTCGCCAAGCTCTTCTGCAGGGGCGCTGTGTCCCCTGCTGTCTTCTTGGAGAGCTGTGGTGTTGCTGACCTCATCACTACCTGCTACGGAGGACGGAACCGCAAGGTGGCCGAGGCCTTTGCCCGCACAGGAAAG TCCATTGAGCAgctggagaaagagatgctgaatGGGCAGAAGCTGCAGGGGCCCCAAACAGCCCGGGAGCTACACAGCATCCTCCAACAAAAGGGCCTGGTGGATAA GTTCCCCCTGTTCACGGCTGTGTACAAGATATGCTATGAGAGCCAGCCAGTGGGTGAATTCGTCCGCTGCCTGCAGAACCATCCAGAACATAAGTGA
- the SMARCD1 gene encoding SWI/SNF-related matrix-associated actin-dependent regulator of chromatin subfamily D member 1 translates to MAARAGFQSVAPSGGAGASGGAGAAAALGPGGTPGPPVRMGPAPGQGLYRSPMPGAAYPRPGMLPGSRMTPQGPSMGPPGYGGNPSVRPGLAQSGMDQSRKRPAPQQIQQVQQQAVQNRNHNAKKKKMADKILPQRIRELVPESQAYMDLLAFERKLDQTIMRKRLDIQEALKRPIKQKRKLRIFISNTFNPAKSDAEDGEGTVASWELRVEGRLLEDSALSKYDATKQKRKFSSFFKSLVIELDKDLYGPDNHLVEWHRTATTQETDGFQVKRPGDVNVRCTVLLMLDYQPPQFKLDPRLARLLGIHTQTRPVIIQALWQYIKTHKLQDPHEREFVICDKYLQQIFESQRMKFSEIPQRLHALLMPPEPIIINHVISVDPNDQKKTACYDIDVEVDDTLKTQMNSFLLSTASQQEIATLDNKIHETIETINQLKTQREFMLSFARDPQGFINDWLQSQCRDLKTMTDVVGNPEEERRAEFYFQPWAQEAVCRYFYSKVQQRRQELEQALGIRNT, encoded by the exons ATGGCGGCCCGGGCGGGATTCCAGTCTGTGGCTCCGAGCGGGGGCGCCGGGGCCTCAGGAGGGGCGGGCGCGGCGGCTGCTCTGGGCCCGGGCGGGACTCCGGGGCCTCCCGTGCGAATGGGCCCGGCGCCGGGTCAAGGGCTATACCGCTCCCCGATGCCCGGAGCGGCCTATCCG AGACCAGGTATGCTGCCAGGCAGCCGAATGACACCTCAGGGACCTTCCATGGGACCCCCTGGCTATGGGGGGAACCCTTCAGTCCGACCTGGCCTGGCTCAGTCAGGGATGGACCAGTCCCGCAAGAGACCTGCTCCTCAGCAGATCCAGCAGGTCCAGCAGCAGGCGGTCCAAAATCGAAACCACAA tgcaaagaaaaagaagatggctGACAAAATTCTACCTCAAAGG ATTCGAGAACTGGTACCAGAGTCCCAGGCCTATATGGATCTCTTGGCTTTTGAAAGGAAACTAGACCAGACTATTATGAGGAAACGGCTTGATATACAGGAGGCCTTGAAACGTCCCATCAAG CAAAAACGGAAGCTGCGAATTTTCATTTCTAACACTTTCAATCCGGCTAAgtcggatgctgaggatggcgaAGGGACGGTGGCTTCCTGGGAGCTTCGGGTAGAAGGACGGCTCCTGGAGGAT TCAGCCTTGTCCAAATATGATGCCACCAAACAAAAGAGGaagttctcttccttttttaaatccTTGGTGATCGAACTGGACAAAGACCTGTATGGGCCAGACAACCACCTGGTAGAA TGGCACAGGACCGCCACTACCCAGGAGACAGATGGCTTCCAGGTGAAGCGGCCAGGCGATGTGAATGTACGATGTACTGTCCTGCTGATGCTGGATTACCAG CCTCCCCAGTTTAAATTAGACCCTCGCCTGGCTCGGCTCTTGGGCATCCACACCCAGACCCGTCCAGTGATCATTCAAGCACTGTGGCAATATATTAAGACACATAAGCTCCAGGACCCTCATGAACGAGAGTTTGTCATCTGTGACAAGTACCTCCAGCAG ATCTTTGAGTCTCAACGTATGAAGTTTTCAGAGATCCCCCAACGGCTCCACGCCTTGCTTATGCCACCTGAGCCCATCATCATTAATCATGTCATCAG TGTTGACCCAAATGATCAGAAAAAGACGGCTTGTTATGACATTGATGTGGAAGTGGATGATACCTTGAAGACCCAGATGAATTCTTTTCTGCTGTCTACAGCCAGCCAGCAGGAGATTGCTACTCTAGACAACAAG ATCCATGAGACAATAGAAACTATCAATCAGCTGAAGACCCAGCGGGAGTTCATGCTGAGCTTTGCCAGAGACCCTCAGGGTTTCATTAACGACTGGCTTCAGTCCCAGTGCCGGGACCTCAAG ACCATGACCGATGTAGTGGGTAACCCAGAGGAAGAGCGCCGAGCTGAGTTCTACTTCCAGCCTTGGGCTCAGGAGGCCGTGTGCCGATACTTCTACTCCAAG GTGCAGCAGAGACGACAAGAATTAGAGCAAGCCCTGGGAATCCGAAATACATAG
- the ASIC1 gene encoding acid-sensing ion channel 1 isoform X1: MPIQIFCSVSFSSGKEAPGPFGDVWGSHQRQQRDSSESEEEKEKEAARKESREEDLPVDLVAFANSCTLHGPSHIFVEGGPGPRQVLWAVAFVLALGAFLCQVGDRVAYYLSYPHVTLLDEVATTELAFPAVTLCNTNTVRLSQLSYPDLLYLAPMLGLDESDDPGVPLAPPGPEAFSGEPFNLHRFYNRSCHRLEDMLLYCSYCGGPCGPHNFSVVFTRYGKCYTFNSGRDGRPLLKTMKGGTGNGLEIMLDIQQDEYLPVWGETDETSFEAGIKVQIHSQDEPPFIDQLGFGVAPGFQTFVACQEQRLIYLPPPWGTCKAVTMDSDFFDSYSITACRIDCETRYLVENCNCRMVHMPGDAPYCTPEQYKECADPALDFLVEKDQEYCVCEMPCNLTRYGKELSMVKIPSKASAKYLAKKFNKSEQYIGENILVLDIFFEVLNYETIEQKKAYEIAGLLGDIGGQMGLFIGASILTVLELFDYAYEVIKHKLCRRGKCQKEAKRSSADKGVALSLDDVKRHNPCESLRGHPAGMTYAANILPHHPARGTFEDFTC, encoded by the exons ATGCCAATTCAGATCTTCTGTTCCGTGTCATTCTCCTCTGGAAAAGAGGCCCCAGGGCCCTTTGGAGATGTTTGGGGCTCCCACCAGCGGCAGCAGCGGGACAGCTCAGAatcagaagaagagaaggaaaaggaggcagCTAGGAAGGAGTCCAGAGAGGAGGATTTGCCTGTGGACTTGGTGGCCTTCGCCAACAGCTGCACTCTCCATGGTCCCAGCCACATCTTTGTGGAAGGGGGCCCAGGGCCGAGGCAGGTACTGTGGGCAGTGGCCTTTGTCCTGGCATTGGGTGCCTTCCTGTGCCAGGTAGGAGACCGTGTTGCCTATTACCTCAGCTATCCGCACGTGACTTTGCTAGATGAGGTGGCCACCACAGAGCTAGCCTTCCCAGCGGTCACCCTCTGCAATACCAATACCGTGCGGCTGTCCCAGCTCAGCTACCCTGACTTGCTCTACCTGGCCCCCATGCTGGGGTTGGATGAAAGTGATGACCCTGGGGTGCCCCTTGCCCCCCCAGGGCCTGAGGCCTTCTCTGGGGAGCCCTTTAACCTGCACCGCTTCTACAATCGCTCCTGCCACCGGCTTGAGGACATGCTGCTCTATTGCTCCTACTGCGGGGGGCCCTGCGGCCCTCACAACTTCTCGGTG GTCTTCACACGGTATGGAAAGTGCTACACGTTCAACTCTGGCCGAGATGGGCGTCCACTGCTGAAGACCATGAAGGGTGGGACGGGCAATGGGCTGGAGATCATGCTAGACATCCAGCAGGACGAGTACCTGCCTGTATGGGGGGAGACTG ACGAAACGTCCTTTGAAGCGGGCATCAAAGTGCAGATCCACAGTCAGGATGAACCTCCCTTCATCGACCAGCTGGGCTTTGGCGTGGCCCCAGGGTTCCAGACCTTTGTGGCCTGCCAGGAGCAGCGG CTCATCTACCTGCCCCCGCCCTGGGGCACCTGCAAAGCTGTTACCATGGACTCGGATTTCTTCGACTCCTACAGCATTACCGCCTGCCGCATCGACTGTGAGACCCGCTACCTGGTGGAGAACTGTAACTGCCGCATGGTGCACATGCCAG gGGATGCGCCATACTGCACTCCAGAGCAGTATAAGGAGTGTGCAGATCCTGCTCTGG ACTTCCTGGTGGAGAAGGACCAGGAATACTGTGTGTGTGAAATGCCCTGCAATCTGACCCGCTATGGCAAGGAGCTGTCCATGGTCAAGATCCCCAGCAAAGCATCTGCCAAGTACCTGGCCAAGAAGTTCAACAAGTCTGAGCAGTACATAGG GGAGAACATCCTGGTGCTGGACATTTTCTTTGAAGTCCTCAACTATGAGACCATTGAGCAGAAGAAGGCCTATGAGATTGCAGGGCTCCTGG GTGACATTGGGGGCCAGATGGGGCTTTTCATTGGGGCCAGCATCCTCACGGTGCTGGAGCTCTTTGACTATGCCTATGAG GTCATTAAGCACAAGTTGTGCAGACGAGGGAAATGCCAGAAGGAGGCCAAGAGGAGCAGCGCAGACAAGGGTGTAGCCCTCAGCCTGGATGACGTCAAAAGACAT AACCCCTGTGAGAGCCTGCGGGGCCATCCTGCAGGGATGACGTATGCTGCCAACATCCTACCTCACCATCCGGCCCGAGGCACTTTTGAGGACTTTACCTGCTGA
- the ASIC1 gene encoding acid-sensing ion channel 1 isoform X2: protein MPIQIFCSVSFSSGKEAPGPFGDVWGSHQRQQRDSSESEEEKEKEAARKESREEDLPVDLVAFANSCTLHGPSHIFVEGGPGPRQVLWAVAFVLALGAFLCQVGDRVAYYLSYPHVTLLDEVATTELAFPAVTLCNTNTVRLSQLSYPDLLYLAPMLGLDESDDPGVPLAPPGPEAFSGEPFNLHRFYNRSCHRLEDMLLYCSYCGGPCGPHNFSVVFTRYGKCYTFNSGRDGRPLLKTMKGGTGNGLEIMLDIQQDEYLPVWGETDETSFEAGIKVQIHSQDEPPFIDQLGFGVAPGFQTFVACQEQRQLIYLPPPWGTCKAVTMDSDFFDSYSITACRIDCETRYLVENCNCRMVHMPGDAPYCTPEQYKECADPALDFLVEKDQEYCVCEMPCNLTRYGKELSMVKIPSKASAKYLAKKFNKSEQYIGENILVLDIFFEVLNYETIEQKKAYEIAGLLGDIGGQMGLFIGASILTVLELFDYAYEVIKHKLCRRGKCQKEAKRSSADKGVALSLDDVKRHNPCESLRGHPAGMTYAANILPHHPARGTFEDFTC, encoded by the exons ATGCCAATTCAGATCTTCTGTTCCGTGTCATTCTCCTCTGGAAAAGAGGCCCCAGGGCCCTTTGGAGATGTTTGGGGCTCCCACCAGCGGCAGCAGCGGGACAGCTCAGAatcagaagaagagaaggaaaaggaggcagCTAGGAAGGAGTCCAGAGAGGAGGATTTGCCTGTGGACTTGGTGGCCTTCGCCAACAGCTGCACTCTCCATGGTCCCAGCCACATCTTTGTGGAAGGGGGCCCAGGGCCGAGGCAGGTACTGTGGGCAGTGGCCTTTGTCCTGGCATTGGGTGCCTTCCTGTGCCAGGTAGGAGACCGTGTTGCCTATTACCTCAGCTATCCGCACGTGACTTTGCTAGATGAGGTGGCCACCACAGAGCTAGCCTTCCCAGCGGTCACCCTCTGCAATACCAATACCGTGCGGCTGTCCCAGCTCAGCTACCCTGACTTGCTCTACCTGGCCCCCATGCTGGGGTTGGATGAAAGTGATGACCCTGGGGTGCCCCTTGCCCCCCCAGGGCCTGAGGCCTTCTCTGGGGAGCCCTTTAACCTGCACCGCTTCTACAATCGCTCCTGCCACCGGCTTGAGGACATGCTGCTCTATTGCTCCTACTGCGGGGGGCCCTGCGGCCCTCACAACTTCTCGGTG GTCTTCACACGGTATGGAAAGTGCTACACGTTCAACTCTGGCCGAGATGGGCGTCCACTGCTGAAGACCATGAAGGGTGGGACGGGCAATGGGCTGGAGATCATGCTAGACATCCAGCAGGACGAGTACCTGCCTGTATGGGGGGAGACTG ACGAAACGTCCTTTGAAGCGGGCATCAAAGTGCAGATCCACAGTCAGGATGAACCTCCCTTCATCGACCAGCTGGGCTTTGGCGTGGCCCCAGGGTTCCAGACCTTTGTGGCCTGCCAGGAGCAGCGG CAGCTCATCTACCTGCCCCCGCCCTGGGGCACCTGCAAAGCTGTTACCATGGACTCGGATTTCTTCGACTCCTACAGCATTACCGCCTGCCGCATCGACTGTGAGACCCGCTACCTGGTGGAGAACTGTAACTGCCGCATGGTGCACATGCCAG gGGATGCGCCATACTGCACTCCAGAGCAGTATAAGGAGTGTGCAGATCCTGCTCTGG ACTTCCTGGTGGAGAAGGACCAGGAATACTGTGTGTGTGAAATGCCCTGCAATCTGACCCGCTATGGCAAGGAGCTGTCCATGGTCAAGATCCCCAGCAAAGCATCTGCCAAGTACCTGGCCAAGAAGTTCAACAAGTCTGAGCAGTACATAGG GGAGAACATCCTGGTGCTGGACATTTTCTTTGAAGTCCTCAACTATGAGACCATTGAGCAGAAGAAGGCCTATGAGATTGCAGGGCTCCTGG GTGACATTGGGGGCCAGATGGGGCTTTTCATTGGGGCCAGCATCCTCACGGTGCTGGAGCTCTTTGACTATGCCTATGAG GTCATTAAGCACAAGTTGTGCAGACGAGGGAAATGCCAGAAGGAGGCCAAGAGGAGCAGCGCAGACAAGGGTGTAGCCCTCAGCCTGGATGACGTCAAAAGACAT AACCCCTGTGAGAGCCTGCGGGGCCATCCTGCAGGGATGACGTATGCTGCCAACATCCTACCTCACCATCCGGCCCGAGGCACTTTTGAGGACTTTACCTGCTGA